CTCCGCGCCCCACACTTCCGCCGGGTCGGCCGTGCTCCCGCCGCACGCGGAGAAGTACGGGGCCGAAACGACCGCGCCGTCGTAGCGGAGCACGAGCCCCACGGTCGCGAGCAGCGCGCGGTCGGCGGTCGGCTGCTCCGCGCCGACGCCGCCGTACAGTTGGTCCTCGACGGTCGCGCGCAGGTCGTACGGCGCGGCCGCGCGCGCGACCGCCGCGGCGCGCGGCATGAACTCCGCCACGCGCGTGTAGAGGTAGCTGCGGGCGGCCACCGCCTGCGCCTCGACCGCCGGGAGATCGCCGGGGCGCTCGGTCGGCAGCTCGAGCGGCAGCACGCCGCGCAGGTACTCCTCCGCCGGGACGCGGTTCACGACCGTCACGCCGCCTCCGGCCGCGTGCAACCAGAGCGCGCCGCGGTAGTGCCGCCCGGCGTACCGAACGAATCCGTCGTCCGCGCGCTCCGGGCGCGCGACGAGCGGGCCGTCGATCCACGGCGTCGCCGCGCCAGCGGCCCCGGTCGCGCGCACGCGCCCGCCGCGCGCCTCGACCGCCCACGCGCTTCCGGCGGCCGCATGCGCGAGTACCGCGCCCTGGGCGTCCGCGAGCACCCACGGCCCGGTCGCCGTGACCTCGGCGCCGCGCGCGCCGAACGCGAGGCCAACGCGCACGACGCGCCCGCCGCTCGGCACCGCGCGCGTCGCGCGCGCCGGCCCCGGCGTCGCGGGCGGCGCGCCGGCCGGCGCGCGGGTCGCCGCGCCTAACGGCGACGGGCCGGCGTGGCAGGCGAGGCCCGCGGCGACCGCGCACGCGGCCCCGGCCGCGACCGCCCGGCCGCGCCGGCGCGCGCCGCGCGGGCTCACCGCCCGTAGCGGCCGACCGGCGCCGCCGGCCCCGGGCCGGCGCCCGCCACCGCGAGCGGCAGTACGCGCGGCGCCCGCCGGCGCGCGGCCGGCGGCGCCGGCGCGTCGTGCGCCGCGCCGGTGGCCGTGGCGCGGAAGTCGTAGTCGTCGACGACCTCGCGCACGACGACCTCGACGAAGCTGCCCGCCGGCGCGGCGGTCTCGACCCACGTCACGCCGTCGACGTCGTCGGCCTGCCACGCCGCGCGGGCCTGCGCCGCCCCGGCCCCGCCCGCCGCCGCGCGGTCGACGAGCACCGTCGCGCGCGCGCCGACGCGTTCCTCGTACCGCTCCGCCGTGATCGCGCGCTGCAGCTCGGTCAGCCGCTCCAGCCGGTCGCGCTTCACGACGTCCGGCACGTCGTCGGCGAGGTCGTACGCGCGCGTACCCTCCTGCGGCGAGTACGCGAACGCGCCCACGCGGTCGAAGCGCGCCTCCTCGAGAAAGTCGCAGAGCGCGAGGAAGTCGTCCTCGGCCTCCCCGGGGAACCCGACGATGCACGTCGTCCGGATGGCCACCCCCGGCACTGCGTCGCGGAAGCGCGCGAGCTTCTCCCGCATCGTCCGCTGGCGCTCCGGGCGCCGCATGCGCGCGAGCACCGCGTCGCTCGCGTGCTGGATCGGCATGTCGAGGTAGCGCACCACGCGCGGGCTCGCCGCGACGACGTCGAGCAGCCGCGGGGTGATCCCGGTCGGGTACAGGTACAGGTTGCGGTACCACGGCACGCCCGTCTCCGCCAGCAACAATTCCAGCAGGTCGGGGAGCCGCACGCCGTCGCCCCGGTCCCGGCCGTAGTGCGCGAGGTCCTGCGCGACCAGGTTGACCTCGCGCGCGCCCTGCAGCTCGAGCAGCTGCGCCTCGCGCACCACGTCGGCCGGCGCGAACGAGCGGTGCCGCCCGCGCATGAGCGGGATCGCGCAGAACGCACACCCGTGGTCGCACCCCTCGCTGATCTTCAGGTAGCGCACGTGCGGCAGGTCGCCGGTGTAGAGCCGCACGCCCGGGTGCGCCGAGAGCGCGTCCGACGCGACGAGGCCGCGCGCCGCGAGCCGCGGCACGAGCTGGTCGACTTCGCTCGCGCCGAGGAACAGGTCGACCTCGGGGAGCGCCTCGGCCAGCTCGTCCTTGTGCCGCTGGACCATGCAGCCGACCGCCACGACCGCCTGGCACGCGCCGTCGACCTTGAGCCGCCCCGCCCCAACGAGCGCGTCGATGCTCTCCTGCTTGGCCGCGTCGATGAACCCGCACGTGTTGACGAGGATCACCTCGGCCTCGCTCGCGTCGTCGGTCGGCGTCGCGCCGTGCGCGACGAGCTCGGCCAAGTAGCGCTCCGAGTCGACGGTGTTCTTGTCGCAGCCGAGCGTGAGCAGGGCGACCTTCATGCCTAACATATACGTGACGGGTGCGTATCGGTCCGGCGCCGCTC
The Gemmatimonadetes bacterium T265 genome window above contains:
- the rimO gene encoding ribosomal protein S12 methylthiotransferase RimO → MLGMKVALLTLGCDKNTVDSERYLAELVAHGATPTDDASEAEVILVNTCGFIDAAKQESIDALVGAGRLKVDGACQAVVAVGCMVQRHKDELAEALPEVDLFLGASEVDQLVPRLAARGLVASDALSAHPGVRLYTGDLPHVRYLKISEGCDHGCAFCAIPLMRGRHRSFAPADVVREAQLLELQGAREVNLVAQDLAHYGRDRGDGVRLPDLLELLLAETGVPWYRNLYLYPTGITPRLLDVVAASPRVVRYLDMPIQHASDAVLARMRRPERQRTMREKLARFRDAVPGVAIRTTCIVGFPGEAEDDFLALCDFLEEARFDRVGAFAYSPQEGTRAYDLADDVPDVVKRDRLERLTELQRAITAERYEERVGARATVLVDRAAAGGAGAAQARAAWQADDVDGVTWVETAAPAGSFVEVVVREVVDDYDFRATATGAAHDAPAPPAARRRAPRVLPLAVAGAGPGPAAPVGRYGR